In Triticum aestivum cultivar Chinese Spring chromosome 5B, IWGSC CS RefSeq v2.1, whole genome shotgun sequence, the following proteins share a genomic window:
- the LOC123117579 gene encoding cell number regulator 10, translating to MKPAAQPVTGVPIGGAPAPAAWSSGLFDCFDDCGLCCLTCWCPCITFGKVAEIVDRGSTSCGTSGALYALLGSLTGCHWIYSCTYRSKMRAQYALPDDPCCDCCVHFCCEPCGLIQQYKELKARGYDPDIGWHLNLERGNGGTGAGGVNPPGMQEMGR from the exons ATGAAGCCCGCCGCGCAGCCGGTCACCGGCGTCCCCATCGGCGGTGCCCCCGCACCAGCCGCCTGGTCGTCCGGCCTCTTCGACTGCTTCGACGACTGCGGCCTAT GTTGCCTGACGTGCTGGTGCCCTTGCATCACGTTCGGGAAGGTGGCGGAGATCGTGGACAGGGGCTCGACGTCGTGCGGCACCAGCGGCGCGCTGTACGCGTTGCTGGGGTCGCTCACGGGGTGCCACTGGATCTACTCCTGCACGTACAGGTCCAAGATGCGCGCCCAGTACGCGCTCCCGGACGATCCCTGCTGCGACTGCTGCGTCCACTTTTGCTGCGAGCCCTGCGGCCTCATCCAGCAGTACAAGGAGCTCAAGGCCCGTGGATACGACCCCGACATCGGCTGGCACCTCAACCTTGAGCGCGGCAACGGCGGCACCGGTGCTGGCGGCGTCAACCCGCCCGGCATGCAGGAGATGGGCCGCTAG